The following proteins are co-located in the Aquarana catesbeiana isolate 2022-GZ linkage group LG02, ASM4218655v1, whole genome shotgun sequence genome:
- the GPR182 gene encoding G-protein coupled receptor 182, giving the protein MAEEFGSLESDEQYEDIHNWTELMYYLNNSFSLCEVELDEGVKQIFLFILYLLTFVFGLAGNLLVIWVNWQSRRSKSSVNLYILNMAVADLGVVLSLPFWMLEALLEYTWLWGGFLCQFTHYFYFANMFSSIYFLTALSVDRYLTLTSSSVFWRQNQVKIRKGLCIGIWVISAIFPIPDVIHMQLVDTSDPVCMFMAPFESYDEWALAVTLMTTVLGFLIPFVVILVYNLMTAYHIKKSGRPESRRHCRLIYAYILTFLLSWLPYHATVIILTLHGSYIFVNCRFAHILYFFYEIIDCTSLFHCVANPVLYNFLSKDFRGKFINAVVKYIPKEKKAGDNAPEHSTSVTDHSVVITKEPGTLPDIPSNNIPE; this is encoded by the coding sequence ATGGCTGAAGAGTTTGGAAGTTTGGAATCGGATGAGCAGTATGAAGATATCCACAACTGGACAGAGCTTATGTACTACCTCAACAATTCTTTCTCCCTCTGCGAGGTTGAACTAGATGAAGGTGTCAAACAGATCTTCCTCTTTATTCTGTATCTACTTACATTTGTTTTTGGTCTGGCTGGAAACTTACTAGTGATATGGGTAAACTGGCAATCAAGAAGAAGCAAGAGCTCTGTTAATCTCTATATTTTAAATATGGCAGTGGCAGACCTTGGAGTGGTTCTTTCCTTGCCCTTCTGGATGCTGGAGGCACTTCTGGAATACACATGGCTCTGGGGTGGATTTTTGTGCCAATTTACACATTATTTCTATTTTGCCAACATGTTCAGCAgtatatactttcttactgctctAAGCGTGGACCGCTACTTGACTCTAACATCATCCTCAGTGTTCTGGCgtcaaaaccaggtaaagatcagAAAAGGTCTTTGTATTGGTATCTGGGTGATTTCTGCCATTTTCCCCATACCAGATGTTATCCACATGCAATTGGTGGATACTTCAGACCCTGTGTGCATGTTTATGGCACCATTTGAGTCCTATGATGAATGGGCTCTTGCAGTTACTCTCATGACAACAGTCCTTGGGTTCCTGATCCCTTTTGTTGTAATCCTCGTTTACAATCTGATGACTGCCTATCACATTAAGAAATCTGGAAGACCAGAAAGCCGAAGACACTGTCGGCTTATTTATGCCTACATATTGACGTTCCTACTTAGCTGGCTGCCCTATCATGCCACTGTGATAATACTGACACTCCATGGATCCTACATCTTTGTCAACTGCCGCTTTGCGcatattctttattttttctatGAAATAATTGACTGCACTTCATTGTTTCACTGTGTGGCTAATCCAGTTCTTTATAATTTCCTTAGCAAGGATTTCAGGGGCAAATTCATTAATGCCGTTGTCAAGTACATTCCAAAGGAGAAAAAGGCTGGTGACAATGCTCCTGAACATTCCACGTCTGTTACTGATCATTCAGTTGTAATAACGAAAGAACCAGGAACACTTCCCGACATTCCTAGCAACAATATTCCagaatga